One Actinosynnema pretiosum DNA segment encodes these proteins:
- a CDS encoding glyoxalase superfamily protein translates to MDEQAIPILRVEHAPTAVDWYARLGFEQRSVHRFEPGLPAFVEVARGEVRLFLSEHTGDARPDTLVYLRVRDVDAVAGEFGVPVEQAPWGREVELRDPDGNRLRVGSPSS, encoded by the coding sequence GTGGACGAACAGGCCATCCCCATCCTCCGCGTCGAGCACGCCCCCACCGCCGTCGACTGGTACGCCAGGCTCGGCTTCGAGCAGCGGTCGGTGCACCGCTTCGAGCCGGGGCTGCCCGCGTTCGTGGAGGTGGCCAGGGGCGAGGTGCGGCTGTTCCTGTCCGAGCACACCGGCGACGCCCGGCCGGACACGCTGGTGTACCTGCGGGTGCGCGACGTGGACGCGGTCGCGGGTGAGTTCGGCGTGCCGGTGGAGCAGGCGCCGTGGGGCCGCGAGGTCGAGCTGCGCGACCCCGACGGCAACCGGCTGCGGGTCGGCTCGCCGAGCTCCTAG
- the rhaI gene encoding L-rhamnose isomerase, whose translation MPPVPEPTSAVKQALSRQAIETPSWAFGNSGTRFKVFAQAGVPRTVEEKVDDAAAVHRFTGVAPSVALHIPWDRVDDYGALARYAADRGVRLGAINTNVFQDDDYKLGSVTNPDPRVRRKATDHLLHAVDVMDATGSRDLKLWFSDGINYPGQDDLRDRQDRLAAALRETYDRLGGDQRILLEYKLFEPAFYATDVPDWGTSYAHCAELGPKAAVCIDTGHHAPGTNIEFIVAFLLRQGRLGAFDFNSRFYADDDLMVGAADPFQLFRIMNEIVRADALDPARGINFMLDQCHNIEAKVPAVIRSVMNVQEATAKALLVDRDALAAAQTAGDVLEANAVLMDAYNTDVRPLLAQVRADAGLDPDPVAAYKRSGYQQEIEAARADGRQAGWGA comes from the coding sequence GTGCCACCCGTGCCCGAGCCGACCAGCGCAGTCAAGCAAGCCCTGTCCCGGCAAGCGATCGAGACCCCGTCGTGGGCGTTCGGCAACTCCGGCACCCGCTTCAAGGTCTTCGCCCAGGCCGGTGTGCCGCGCACCGTCGAGGAGAAGGTCGACGACGCCGCCGCGGTGCACCGGTTCACCGGCGTCGCCCCGTCCGTCGCGCTGCACATCCCGTGGGACCGGGTGGACGACTACGGCGCGCTCGCCCGGTACGCCGCCGACCGGGGCGTGCGGCTGGGGGCGATCAACACCAACGTCTTCCAGGACGACGACTACAAGCTCGGCTCGGTCACCAACCCGGACCCGCGGGTGCGGCGCAAGGCCACCGACCACCTCCTGCACGCCGTGGACGTCATGGACGCCACCGGGTCGCGGGATCTGAAGCTGTGGTTCTCGGACGGGATCAACTACCCCGGCCAGGACGACCTGCGCGACCGCCAGGACCGGCTCGCCGCCGCGCTGCGCGAGACGTACGACCGGTTGGGCGGGGATCAGCGCATCCTGCTGGAGTACAAGCTGTTCGAGCCCGCGTTCTACGCCACCGACGTGCCGGACTGGGGCACCTCGTACGCGCACTGCGCGGAGCTGGGGCCGAAGGCGGCGGTGTGCATCGACACCGGCCACCACGCGCCGGGCACGAACATCGAGTTCATCGTCGCCTTCCTGCTGCGGCAGGGCAGGCTCGGCGCGTTCGACTTCAACTCGCGCTTCTACGCCGACGACGACCTCATGGTGGGCGCGGCGGACCCGTTCCAGCTGTTCCGGATCATGAACGAGATCGTGCGCGCCGACGCCCTGGACCCGGCGCGCGGCATCAACTTCATGCTCGACCAGTGCCACAACATCGAGGCCAAGGTCCCGGCGGTGATCCGGTCGGTGATGAACGTCCAGGAGGCCACGGCCAAGGCGCTGCTGGTGGACCGGGACGCGCTGGCCGCCGCGCAGACCGCGGGGGACGTGCTGGAGGCCAACGCGGTGCTCATGGACGCCTACAACACCGACGTGCGCCCGCTGCTGGCGCAGGTGCGCGCGGACGCCGGGCTCGACCCCGACCCCGTCGCGGCCTACAAGCGCAGCGGCTACCAGCAGGAGATCGAGGCCGCGCGCGCCGACGGGCGGCAGGCCGGATGGGGAGCGTGA
- a CDS encoding rhamnulokinase codes for MRVAAVDLGATSGRVVVGEVGGGRVGLTQVRRFPNGPVDGGGVLRWDTGALFAESVAGLRAAGRLDGIGIDSWAVDYGLLDADGALLRPPAHHRDGRTAGMPARVHALVPEAELYAVGGVQALPFTTVYQLAAETDLDRAATLLLIPDLLVHHLTGAVGAERTNASTTGLYDARAGEWALGVAERVGVPGRLLPPLRSPGEVLGTALGAPVVAVGSHDTASAVLGVPARPDRPFAYLSSGTWSLIGVELERPLLTEAARLGGFGNEAGVDGTTRLLRNVMGLWVLTEALRAWGSGDLAGALASAAHAPAFGPVVDVDAPEFLPPGDMPARIAAACRASGQREPGTRGEVVRCVLESLALAYRRALRGLERVTGTAVEVLHVVGGGARNELLCALTADACGVPVVAGPVEATALGNVLVQARALGADLPDRWAVRELVAASAAPRVHRPGDGRAWDALEARAGAAGVWG; via the coding sequence GTGCGGGTGGCGGCGGTGGACCTCGGGGCCACCAGCGGGCGGGTCGTGGTCGGCGAGGTCGGCGGCGGCCGGGTGGGGCTCACGCAGGTGCGGCGGTTCCCCAACGGGCCGGTGGACGGCGGCGGCGTGCTGCGCTGGGACACCGGCGCGCTGTTCGCCGAGTCGGTGGCCGGGCTGCGCGCCGCCGGCCGCCTGGACGGGATCGGGATCGACTCGTGGGCGGTGGACTACGGGCTGCTCGACGCGGACGGCGCGCTGCTGCGCCCGCCCGCGCACCACCGGGACGGGCGCACCGCCGGGATGCCCGCCAGGGTGCACGCCCTGGTGCCGGAGGCGGAGCTGTACGCGGTCGGCGGGGTGCAGGCGCTGCCGTTCACCACCGTCTACCAGCTCGCCGCCGAGACCGACCTCGACCGGGCGGCGACGCTGCTGCTGATCCCCGACCTGCTGGTGCACCACCTCACCGGCGCGGTCGGGGCCGAGCGCACCAACGCCTCCACCACCGGCCTGTACGACGCGCGGGCGGGCGAGTGGGCGCTCGGGGTGGCCGAGCGGGTCGGGGTCCCCGGCCGGTTGCTGCCGCCGCTGCGCTCACCGGGCGAGGTGCTCGGGACCGCGCTGGGCGCGCCCGTCGTCGCGGTCGGCTCGCACGACACCGCGTCCGCCGTGCTGGGCGTGCCCGCGCGCCCGGACCGGCCGTTCGCCTACCTGTCCTCGGGGACCTGGTCGCTCATCGGGGTCGAGCTGGAACGACCCCTGCTGACCGAGGCGGCGCGGCTGGGCGGGTTCGGGAACGAGGCCGGGGTCGACGGCACGACCCGGTTGCTGCGCAACGTGATGGGGCTGTGGGTGCTCACCGAGGCGCTGCGGGCGTGGGGGAGCGGGGACCTGGCGGGCGCGCTGGCGTCGGCGGCGCACGCGCCCGCGTTCGGACCGGTGGTGGACGTCGACGCGCCCGAGTTCCTGCCGCCCGGCGACATGCCCGCGCGGATCGCCGCGGCCTGCCGGGCGAGCGGGCAGCGCGAGCCGGGGACGCGCGGCGAGGTGGTGCGGTGCGTGCTGGAGAGCCTGGCGCTGGCCTACCGGCGGGCGCTGCGCGGGCTGGAGCGGGTGACCGGGACGGCGGTGGAGGTGCTGCACGTGGTCGGGGGAGGGGCGCGCAACGAGCTGCTGTGCGCGCTGACCGCCGACGCGTGCGGGGTTCCGGTGGTGGCCGGGCCGGTAGAGGCGACGGCGCTGGGGAACGTGCTGGTGCAGGCTCGGGCGCTGGGCGCGGACCTGCCGGACCGGTGGGCGGTGCGCGAGCTGGTGGCGGCGTCCGCGGCGCCGCGGGTCCACCGGCCGGGGGACGGGCGGGCGTGGGACGCGCTCGAAGCGCGCGCCGGGGCTGCGGGGGTGTGGGGTTAG
- the rhaS gene encoding rhamnose ABC transporter substrate-binding protein, whose translation MSPTPTARVRTAALVAALLVGLTACGGTTKGDNDSGTADGGPTASANPDAPLREGVRMAFLPKQLNNPYSDIEGEGGKEGVEELKGEFKLVGPNDASASSQVSYINTLIQQQQDVIGIAANDQNAVCPSLKQAREAGIKVVSFDSDAARDCRDVFVNQATAQGVGEKLVELASQLAGGAGEIAILSATPNATNQNAWIAVVESELAKPQNSGLTLVKTVYGNDDDQKSFQEAQGLLQAHPDLEVIVAPTTVGIAAAARYVGSSSYKGEVAVTGLGTPNQMREHVKNGTVERFALWNPADIGYLAAHAGVALASGRITGAQGEEFTAGRLGDYTIGADGEVVLGPPTVFDAANIDQFDF comes from the coding sequence ATGTCCCCAACCCCCACCGCCCGCGTCCGCACCGCCGCCCTGGTGGCCGCGCTGCTGGTCGGGCTCACCGCCTGCGGCGGCACCACCAAGGGCGACAACGACTCCGGGACGGCGGACGGCGGGCCGACCGCCAGCGCGAACCCGGACGCGCCGCTGCGCGAGGGCGTGCGGATGGCGTTCCTGCCCAAGCAGCTCAACAACCCGTACAGCGACATCGAGGGCGAGGGCGGCAAGGAGGGCGTCGAGGAGCTCAAGGGCGAGTTCAAGCTCGTCGGCCCCAACGACGCCAGCGCCTCCTCCCAGGTCAGCTACATCAACACGCTGATCCAGCAGCAGCAGGACGTCATCGGCATCGCCGCCAACGACCAGAACGCGGTGTGCCCCTCGCTCAAGCAGGCGCGCGAGGCGGGCATCAAGGTCGTCTCGTTCGACTCCGACGCCGCGAGGGACTGCCGCGACGTGTTCGTCAACCAGGCCACCGCGCAGGGCGTCGGCGAGAAGCTCGTGGAGCTGGCCTCGCAGCTCGCGGGCGGGGCCGGGGAGATCGCGATCCTGTCCGCGACCCCCAACGCCACCAACCAGAACGCCTGGATCGCGGTCGTCGAGAGCGAGCTGGCCAAGCCGCAGAACTCCGGGCTCACGCTGGTCAAGACGGTCTACGGCAACGACGACGACCAGAAGTCCTTCCAGGAGGCGCAGGGGCTGCTCCAGGCGCACCCGGACCTGGAGGTGATCGTCGCCCCCACCACGGTCGGCATCGCCGCCGCCGCGCGCTACGTCGGCTCCTCCAGCTACAAGGGCGAGGTCGCCGTGACCGGCCTTGGCACCCCGAACCAGATGCGCGAGCACGTCAAGAACGGGACCGTGGAGCGGTTCGCGCTGTGGAACCCGGCCGACATCGGCTACCTCGCCGCCCACGCGGGCGTCGCCCTCGCCTCCGGCCGCATCACCGGCGCGCAGGGCGAGGAGTTCACGGCGGGCAGGCTCGGCGACTACACGATCGGCGCGGACGGCGAGGTCGTCCTCGGCCCGCCCACGGTGTTCGACGCCGCCAACATCGACCAGTTCGACTTCTGA
- a CDS encoding bifunctional aldolase/short-chain dehydrogenase, with protein MSVPEELIARSNALGSDPRNTNYAGGNTSAKGSGPDPVTGRDVELLWVKGSGGDLGTLTESGLAVLRLDRVRALVDVYPGEGREDEMVAALDHCLHGRGGAAPSIDTAMHGLVGAAHVDHLHPDSGIALATAADGPELTRECFGDRVAWVDWRRPGFQLGLDIAEVERANPDAIGVVLGGHGITAWGATSQECAARSLEIIRTAEEFLARKGSREPFGAPVPGFQALPEDERHARAAALAPVVRGLASTDARQVGHYTDCHAVLDFCAREKLADLAALGTSCPDHFLRTKIRPMVLDLPPSAPLDETIARLRELHAAYREDYRAYYERHALPDSPPMRGADPAIVLVPGVGMFSFGKDKQTARVAGEFYVNAVNVMRGAESVSRYAPIPESEKFRIEYWELEEAKLRRLPKPKPLAGRVALVTGAGSGIGKAVAERLAAEGACVVVADLDGASAKAVAEGVGGPDRAVPVVADVTDAGQVDAAVAAAALAFGGLDLVVNNAGLSISKSLLDTTEQDWDLQHRVMARGSFLVAKAAARTMIDQGVGGDIVYIASKNSVFAGPNNVAYGAAKADQAHQVRLLAAELGGHGIRVNGVNPDGVVRGSGIFAGGWGAQRAAVYGVPEEELGAFYAQRTLLKREVLPEHVAAAVFALTGGELSLTTGLHVPVDAGVAAAFLR; from the coding sequence ATGTCCGTGCCCGAGGAGCTGATCGCCCGCAGCAACGCGCTCGGGAGCGATCCGCGCAACACCAACTACGCGGGCGGCAACACCTCCGCCAAGGGCTCCGGACCCGACCCGGTCACCGGCCGGGACGTGGAACTGCTGTGGGTCAAGGGATCGGGCGGCGACCTGGGCACGCTCACCGAGTCGGGGTTGGCGGTGCTGCGGCTGGACCGGGTGCGCGCGCTGGTCGACGTCTACCCCGGCGAGGGGCGCGAGGACGAGATGGTCGCCGCGCTCGACCACTGCCTGCACGGCAGGGGCGGGGCCGCGCCGTCGATCGACACGGCCATGCACGGGCTGGTCGGCGCCGCGCACGTGGACCACCTGCACCCGGACTCCGGCATCGCCCTGGCCACCGCCGCCGACGGCCCCGAGCTGACCCGCGAGTGCTTCGGCGACCGGGTCGCCTGGGTCGACTGGCGCAGGCCCGGCTTCCAGCTGGGGCTGGACATCGCCGAGGTCGAGCGCGCCAACCCGGACGCCATCGGCGTGGTCCTCGGCGGGCACGGCATCACCGCGTGGGGCGCGACCTCCCAGGAGTGCGCCGCGCGCTCGCTGGAGATCATCCGCACCGCCGAGGAGTTCCTGGCGCGCAAGGGTTCCCGTGAGCCGTTCGGCGCCCCCGTGCCCGGATTCCAGGCACTGCCCGAGGACGAGCGGCACGCGCGCGCCGCCGCGCTCGCCCCGGTCGTCAGGGGCCTGGCCTCCACCGACGCGCGCCAGGTCGGCCACTACACCGACTGCCACGCCGTGCTGGACTTCTGCGCCCGCGAGAAGCTCGCCGACCTGGCCGCGCTGGGCACCTCGTGCCCGGACCACTTCCTGCGCACCAAGATCCGCCCCATGGTGCTGGACCTGCCGCCGTCCGCGCCCCTGGACGAGACGATCGCGCGGCTGCGCGAGCTGCACGCCGCCTACCGCGAGGACTACCGCGCCTACTACGAGCGGCACGCGCTGCCCGACTCGCCGCCGATGCGCGGCGCGGACCCGGCGATCGTGCTGGTGCCCGGTGTGGGCATGTTCTCCTTCGGCAAGGACAAGCAGACCGCGCGCGTCGCGGGCGAGTTCTACGTCAACGCGGTCAACGTCATGCGCGGGGCCGAGTCGGTCTCGCGGTACGCGCCGATCCCCGAGTCGGAGAAGTTCCGCATCGAGTACTGGGAGCTGGAGGAGGCCAAGCTCCGCAGGCTCCCCAAGCCCAAGCCGCTCGCCGGACGGGTCGCGCTGGTCACCGGCGCGGGCTCCGGGATCGGCAAGGCGGTGGCGGAGAGGCTTGCGGCGGAAGGGGCCTGCGTCGTCGTGGCCGACCTGGACGGCGCGTCCGCGAAGGCCGTCGCCGAGGGCGTCGGCGGGCCCGACCGGGCCGTGCCCGTGGTCGCCGACGTCACCGACGCCGGGCAGGTGGACGCGGCGGTCGCGGCGGCGGCACTGGCGTTCGGCGGGCTCGACCTGGTGGTCAACAACGCCGGGCTGTCCATCTCGAAGTCGTTGCTGGACACCACCGAGCAGGACTGGGACCTCCAGCACCGGGTCATGGCGCGCGGCTCGTTCCTGGTCGCCAAGGCCGCCGCCCGCACCATGATCGACCAGGGCGTCGGCGGCGACATCGTCTACATCGCCTCGAAGAACTCGGTCTTCGCCGGGCCCAACAACGTCGCCTACGGCGCGGCCAAGGCAGACCAGGCGCACCAGGTCCGCTTGCTGGCCGCCGAGCTGGGCGGGCACGGCATCCGCGTCAACGGCGTCAACCCTGACGGGGTGGTGCGCGGCAGCGGCATCTTCGCGGGCGGCTGGGGCGCGCAGCGGGCCGCCGTGTACGGGGTGCCTGAGGAGGAGCTGGGCGCGTTCTACGCGCAGCGCACGCTGCTCAAGCGCGAGGTGCTGCCCGAGCACGTGGCGGCGGCGGTGTTCGCGCTGACCGGCGGGGAGCTGTCGCTGACCACGGGGCTGCACGTGCCGGTCGACGCCGGTGTCGCCGCGGCGTTCCTGAGGTAG